A stretch of Fulvia fulva chromosome 4, complete sequence DNA encodes these proteins:
- a CDS encoding N-carbamoyl-D-amino acid hydrolase → MLRKITVAAAQVGAIDLGADKKDTVERLIKLLREAAEKKVQLVVYPEATLTTFFPRHFIESQEELDKYFEHGEDITQSPDVKPLFDEAKSCGIDIVIGYAERTPDGTGYNTSVYFSAAAGKVISKYRKVHLPGRVEPFEDPNATNQLEKRYFKPGDLGFEAFRAPGLVNDAVKKADIKEGESTDGKGDPIMGMLICNDRRWPEAWRVYTLQGAELLMVGYNTGGYMSHLWGGKSIPPEQAEKEALFHSRLVQQANSYMNACFSISSARCGMDDGKYHLIAGSSIVDPEGHVVAESKTSGDELVVAEVNLALCRQGKERTFDYGRHRRIETYSLITQQTGLVEPELL, encoded by the coding sequence ATGTTGAGAAAGATCACGGTCGCAGCAGCACAGGTTGGTGCGATCGATCTGGGAGCAGACAAGAAAGACACAGTGGAAAGATTGATCAAGCTGTTGCGTGAGGCAGCAGAGAAGAAAGTCCAGCTGGTGGTGTATCCGGAAGCAACGCTCACCACATTCTTTCCACGCCACTTTATCGAATCACAAGAGGAGCTCGACAAGTACTTCGAACATGGCGAGGACATCACTCAGTCACCAGACGTGAAGCCGCTGTTTGACGAAGCCAAGTCGTGTGGCATCGACATTGTCATAGGGTATGCAGAGCGCACACCAGATGGCACAGGCTACAACACTTCCGTCTACTTCTCGGCGGCAGCTGGCAAAGTCATTAGCAAATACAGAAAGGTCCACCTTCCTGGTCGAGTCGAGCCTTTCGAAGATCCAAACGCGACGAATCAGCTCGAGAAGCGATACTTCAAGCCTGGTGATCTTGGCTTCGAGGCTTTCCGTGCTCCCGGTCTCGTCAATGATGCCGTGAAGAAGGCCGACATCAAGGAAGGCGAGAGCACCGATGGCAAAGGCGATCCAATCATGGGAATGCTCATCTGCAACGATCGAAGATGGCCAGAAGCGTGGCGAGTCTATACCCTGCAAGGTGCAGAGCTTCTCATGGTTGGATACAACACAGGCGGCTACATGAGCCACTTGTGGGGAGGCAAGTCAATTCCGCCTGAGCAAGCAGAGAAAGAAGCACTGTTCCATTCGAGACTAGTGCAGCAGGCGAACAGCTACATGAATGCTTGCTTCTCGATATCTTCCGCAAGGTGCGGCATGGATGATGGCAAGTACCATCTGATTGCCGGAAGCTCGATCGTTGATCCGGAGGGACATGTCGTTGCGGAGTCGAAGACCAGTGGAGATGAACTTGTTGTGGCGGAGGTCAATCTGGCGTTGTGTCGACAAGGGAAGGAGAGGACATTCGACTATGGGAGGCATAGGCGGATCGAGACGTATAGTCTGATCACGCAGCAGACGGGATTGGTCGAGCCTGAGCTGCTGTGA
- a CDS encoding Dihydropyrimidinase: MVFDLVIKNGIIVTASEVLQDGLEIGIKNGKISCIGTDLPTSSNTEIVDAEGAYITPGGVDSHVHLAQKNSPTGDTWETGTRSAIAGGTTTVIAFASQQKADTSLWPVLEDYKKKSTGQTYCDYGFHFILTNPTPEILRDELPILAEQEGITSVKLYMTYELMKLNDREVLRILFACKSLGMTTMIHAESHDMISMIIEGLERNKNTEPYFHAVARPRIAEDEASYRAISLAELADAPMLIVHMSSDVAISHVRDAQTRLLPIHAETCPHYLFLLSEKIKAEPHDHFCGAKHVCSPPLRHDTKDLEALWQSIANGTFTTWSSDHAPSKYDHPGGKRLGLIDGVPRFSKIPNGLPGIETRVPLLFSGTPACRSQEEVRLSLPRFVQLTATNPAKLYGLDGKKGSIAPGYDADLIIWHPGNTGATTISQSIMHHDIDYTPFEGIRVGNWPRYTILRGQVVWDQAKGVTGQVGYGKYLKRGKGQVLVGKTGNVPRGMKPEERGCWVP; the protein is encoded by the exons ATGGTCTTCGATCTGGTGATCAAGAACGGCATCATT GTCACAGCGAGTGAGGTGCTACAAGACGGTCTCGAAATCGGAATCAAAAATGGCAAGATATCATGCATTGGCACCGATCTTCCAACATCGTCGAATACTGAGATCGTTGATGCGGAAGGTGCATACATCACGCCAGGAGGCGTCGACAGCCATGTCCATCTCGCACAGAAGAACTCACCTACTGGCGACACCTGGGAGACGGGAACAAGGAGTGCAATAGCAGGCGGCACAACAACCGTCATCGCTTTCGCCTCGCAGCAGAAAGCAGACACGTCATTATGGCCAGTGCTCGAAGACTACAAGAAGAAATCGACCGGACAGACCTACTGCGACTATGGCTTTCACTTCATCCTCACCAACCCAACCCCAGAGATCCTTCGAGATGAGCTCCCCATCCTGGCGGAGCAGGAAGGCATAACGAGCGTAAAGCTGTACATGACCTATGAGCTCATGAAGCTGAACGATCGCGAAGTGCTCCGGATTCTCTTCGCCTGCAAGTCCCTCGGCATGACGACCATGATCCACGCCGAATCGCATGATATGATCAGCATGATCATCGAAGGCCTCGAGCGGAACAAGAACACTGAGCCGTACTTCCACGCAGTGGCTCGACCGCGGATAGCAGAGGACGAGGCCTCATATCGAGCGATATCGCTTGCAGAGCTGGCAGATGCTCCTATGCTAATAGTGCACATGTCTTCGGATGTAGCCATAAGTCACGTTCGAGATGCTCAGACGAGGTTACTGCCAATACATGCTGAGACATGTCCGCACTACCTTTTCCTGCTGTCGGAGAAGATCAAGGCCGAACCTCACGACCACTTCTGCGGGGCGAAGCACGTATGTTCGCCTCCGCTTCGGCATGATACAAAGGACCTTGAAGCTCTGTGGCAATCAATAGCGAACGGGACTTTCACAACGTGGTCGTCGGATCATGCTCCGTCCAAGTACGATCATCCAGGAGGCAAGAGACTGGGTCTGATCGATGGTGTGCCGCGGTTCTCCAAGATTCCGAATGGTCTGCCTGGTATTGAGACAAGAGTCCCGCTACTCTTCAGTGGAACTCCAGCATGCCGGTCGCAAGAAGAGGTAAGGCTGAGTTTGCCTCGCTTCGTGCAGCTGACGGCTACGAATCCTGCCAAGCTTTATGGTCTGGATGGCAAGAAAGGCAGTATAGCGCCGGGGTATGATGCTGATTTGATCATTTGGCATCCTGGCAACACTGGAGCCACGACCATCAGCCAGAGCATCATGCACCATGATATCGACTATACACCTTTCGAAGGCATACGTGTTGGAAACTGGCCAAGGTATACCATACTCAGAGGCCAAGTTGTCTGGGATCAAGCAAAGGGCGTCACCGGCCAGGTAGGCTATGGCAAATACCTAAAACGTGGCAAAGGCCAGGTCCTGGTGGGAAAGACCGGCAATGTACCTCGTGGAATGAAGCCAGAAGAGCGAGGATGTTGGGTGCCATAG
- a CDS encoding tRNA pseudouridine(38/39) synthase encodes MDQKPDYTSWSNADLIKRVTDLEVALRRQNARHTTSLDTSLSEPKKKPKKPSKGFDPSKYNTRLIALKFAYLGGNYNGFEHHANNVTPLPTIEEELWKALKKTRLIFPVHKPGQSEEEVSWEGCDYSKCGRTDRGVSAFGQVIGIRVRSARPKTRTVVEDAAADSPMPDVDESAEPPREFDYVRDELPYIQLINRVLPPDIRVLAWCPHTTEDFSARFDCKERRYRYFFTNPAFIPLPGSKGVAEDGSPDEGWLNIAAMEEAAKKYEGLHDFRNFCKVDPSKQISKFERRIFHSGIHEVNSSAESGSSASLSPKLYYFEVRGSAFLWHQVRHLVAILFLVAQGYEKPSIVGDLLDIQKTPAKPAYEMASDAPLVLWDCIFPDLAKLDAGDLANSDAKSEFGYEDGMDWVYVGDEAGGRDQAKRTKTAIEDGKHGRNGMMEELWALWRKRKMDEVLAWSLMDVVANQGQNPCIDLGHDASGVDRSARMFDGGEKPRAIGEYVVLAQRECMETPDVVNARYAVRKGLNGTRRASVDEGVDE; translated from the coding sequence ATGGACCAAAAGCCCGACTACACTTCATGGTCCAATGCCGACCTCATAAAGCGAGTGACCGACCTCGAAGTCGCCCTACGCAGACAGAATGCCAGACATACGACTTCGCTGGACACATCGTTATCGGAACCCAAGAAGAAACCAAAGAAGCCCTCGAAAGGCTTCGACCCGAGCAAATACAACACGCGCTTGATCGCATTGAAGTTCGCATACCTGGGCGGCAACTACAACGGTTTCGAGCACCATGCCAACAATGTCACGCCTCTGCCGACAATCGAGGAAGAGCTATGGAAAGCGCTGAAGAAGACACGGCTTATCTTCCCTGTCCACAAACCCGGTCAAAGTGAAGAGGAAGTCTCGTGGGAAGGATGCGATTACAGCAAATGTGGCAGGACAGATCGCGGCGTGAGCGCATTCGGACAAGTCATTGGCATACGAGTGAGGAGCGCTCGTCCTAAGACTCGAACTGTTGTGGAAGATGCTGCGGCAGACAGTCCTATGCCAGACGTAGATGAAAGCGCAGAGCCACCGAGAGAGTTTGATTATGTACGCGATGAGCTACCATATATCCAACTCATCAATCGAGTCCTTCCTCCAGACATTCGAGTCCTCGCATGGTGTCCCCATACGACCGAAGACTTTTCTGCGCGCTTCGATTGCAAAGAGAGAAGGTATCGGTACTTTTTCACCAATCCTGCTTTCATTCCATTACCTGGTAGCAAAGGTGTTGCTGAGGATGGCTCTCCTGACGAAGGATGGTTGAACATCGCGGCGATGGAGGAGGCAGCGAAGAAGTATGAAGGTCTGCATGACTTTCGTAACTTCTGTAAGGTCGATCCGAGCAAGCAGATCTCGAAGTTTGAGAGACGCATCTTTCATTCAGGCATACACGAGGTCAATTCCAGTGCAGAAAGTGGAAGCTCTGCATCGCTCTCGCCGAAGCTTTACTACTTTGAGGTCCGTGGCAGCGCGTTTCTGTGGCATCAAGTGCGGCATCTGGTCGCGATACTGTTCCTGGTCGCACAGGGCTATGAGAAGCCTAGCATAGTCGGCGATTTGCTCGATATCCAGAAGACACCCGCGAAGCCGGCGTACGAGATGGCCAGTGATGCGCCACTCGTACTTTGGGACTGTATCTTCCCAGATCTGGCCAAGCTTGATGCTGGTGACCTTGCGAACAGTGATGCAAAGTCCGAATTTGGCTATGAGGATGGCATGGACTGGGTGTATGTGGGCGACGAAGCTGGTGGTCGGGACCAAGCGAAGCGCACCAAGACAGCCATTGAGGATGGCAAGCATGGTCGCAATGGTATGATGGAAGAGCTTTGGGCACTTTGGCGAAAGCGAAAGATGGATGAAGTTCTCGCCTGGAGTCTGATGGATGTCGTAGCCAACCAGGGCCAGAACCCGTGCATAGACCTCGGGCATGATGCATCAGGTGTGGACAGAAGTGCACGCATGTTCGATGGTGGCGAGAAGCCCCGTGCGATTGGTGAATATGTGGTTCTTGCACAGCGAGAGTGCATGGAGACCCCAGATGTGGTCAATGCCCGGTATGCCGTGCGTAAAGGTCTGAATGGCACTCGCAGAGCTTCGGTAGATGAAGGCGTGGACGAATAG
- a CDS encoding Phosphatidylinositol N-acetylglucosaminyltransferase subunit gpi15 — protein sequence MLITRRPTQTTVSYTVSTRSPSGGLTSRLASYALLLLRVIAALLVATILLAEFRNTSIHIIYLGPEYTLAWAENVVLDTPVGLLAYVLIANSTWIWRAVICTGITWLILRKGYTEESLLVIRGLGVQTSTSSPSYLWTSSTRFIPTSSIQDIFIHEAFQGFETRFYLSIVVEGEEDVVVVFPSILPRREILEQVWRGARACLYEPK from the exons ATGCTCATAACCAGGCGACCAACGCAGACAACAGTCTCATACACGGTCTCGACGCGGTCACCCAGCGGTGGTCTTACAAGCCGTCTGGCCAGCTATGCACTCCTCCTGCTTCGGGTTATCGCCGCCCTCTTGGTAGCAACAATCTTACTGGCAGAGTTCCGCAACACTTCAATCCACATAATCTATCTTGGTCCCGAATACACCTTAGCATGGGCCGAGAATGTGGTCTTGGACACGCCAGTAGGCCTTTTGGCTTATGTGCTCATCGCCAACTCTACCTGGATCTGGCGAGCTGTGATTTGCACCGGTATTACGTGGCTCATTCTCCGGAAGGGCTATACTGAAGAATCACTCCTGGTCATCCGCGGTCTGGGTGTTCAGACTAGCACGAGCAGTCCGAGCTATCTTTGGACGAGTTCGACGAGGTTCATACCGACCAGCTCGATTCAGGATATTTTCATACATGAAGCGTTCCAAGGATTTGAGACTAGGTTCTACCTGAGCATTGTGGTGGAAGGAGAGGAGGATGTGGTGGTCGTGTTTCCC AGCATACTACCACGACGCGAGATACTGGAACAAGTCTGGAGAGGCGCAAGGGCTTGCCTATACGAGCCAAAGTGA
- a CDS encoding Cytochrome b2, mitochondrial translates to MEETKLLSTEEISKHNSPEDCWLVIDDQVWDCTSFAYNSVHSPTIVKNSLDPLCSKGNLDRSTVTAEWAREPLPKNRAQAVPDSEKPALHTIINLNDFEEASAKSAFAKTHAFYSTAATDCWTRDQNLSMLSRIWFRPRVMRDVAQVDTTSTILGTPVNLPLCICPSGLAKMINPEGEKALARAVKSTGILEIISSNASYPAAEIVEQAPDYPFMFQLYVNKDRKSSEEVIANANSLGMKAIFVTVDAAGRGKRESDERLRVDEIIENPLTGEKGTGKRGGGLTKIVGSYIDQALTWDDIEWIRSLTDLPIVLKGIQTAEDAKRALAHKVDGILISNHGGRNLDYSPPSILVLLEMHKQCPEVFDQIEVYIDGGFRRGGDMLKALCLGAKAVGMGRPFLFALNYGTEGAEHLVEILKEEMESAMKLLGIRDLSQVHPGLVNTSRVDHLVPSTEEHPYAKWRPKARF, encoded by the exons ATGGAAGAAACCAAGCTCCTCTCTACGGAAGAGATATCGAAACACAATTCACCCGAAGATTGCTGGCTTGTGATTGACGACCAAGTCTGGGACTGTACCAGCTTT GCGTACAACTCTGTGCACTCGCCGACCATTGTCAAGAACAGCCTGGACCCATTATGCTCGAAAGGAAATCTAGACAGGTCGACGGTCACGGCGGAATGGGCCCGGGAACCACTGCCGAAGAATAGAGCTCAAGCTGTGCCAGATAGCGAGAAGCCGGCGTTACACACCATCATCAATCT GAATGACTTCGAAGAAGCGTCCGCCAAGAGCGCCTTCGCAAAGACCCATGCGTTCTACTCCACAGCAGCAACAGACTGCTGGACTCGCGATCAGAATCTTTCAATGCTGTCACGAATTTGGTTTCGTCCACGTGTGATGCGCGATGTTGCCCAAGTCGATACCACGAGCACAATTCTTGGCACGCCAGTGAACCTGCCCCTGTGCATCTGTCCCTCTGGCCTGGCAAAGATGATCAACCCCGAGGGCGAAAAAGCATTGGCGAGAGCTGTAAAATCGACAGGCATCCTGGAGATT ATCTCTTCGAACGCAAGCTACCCGGCAGCAGAAATCGTAGAGCAGGCTCCAGACTACCCTTTCATGTTTCAGTTATACGTCAACAAAGACCGTAAGAGCTCTGAAGAAGTCATAGCGAATGCCAACTCTCTCGGCATGAAAGCTATCTTCGTGACTGTCGACGCGGCAGGCCGAGGAAAGCGAGAGTCTGATGAGCGTCTCCGCGTGGACGAGATCATCGAGAATCCTCTCACTGGCGAGAAAGGCACCGGCAAACGAGGCGGAGGTCTGACCAAGATTGTGGGAAGCTACATCGACCAGGCGCTGACATGGGATGACATCGAGTGGATCCGAAGCCTGACAGATCTTCCGATCGTCCTCAAAGGCATTCAGACTGCTGAAGACGCGAAGCGAGCATTGGCACACAAGGTTGACGGAATCCTGATATCGAATCACGGCGGCAGAAACCTTGACTACTCGCCGCCTTCCATCTTGGTACTACTGGAAATGCATAAGCAATGTCCGGAAGTATTCGATCAAATAGAAGTTTACATCGATGGCGGTTTTCGTAGAGGCGGCGACATGCTGAAAGCGTTGTGTCTGGGAGCCAAGGCTGTGGGCATGGGCCGACCGTTCCTGTTCGCACTGAACTATGGCACTGAGGGTGCCGAGCACCTTGTTGAGA TCTTGAAGGAAGAGATGGAGTCTGCCATGAAGTTGCTCGGCATTCGTGATCTTTCTCAGGTTCATCCAGGCCTAGTCAACACCTCCCGCGTCGATCATCTAGTGCCATCGACAGAAGAGCATCCGTATGCGAAGTGGCGTCCGAAAGCGAGGTTTTAA
- a CDS encoding Allantoin permease produces MLTFKKLHQRIQVPGHQNRQDGHSYGKWSNADLEPTPPAQRNWSPWYFFAFQFSIAFSPTTYNIGSTLFAIGLNCWTIVIAAFVGTFLCCLVLIFNFRGPVLYHVGFPVYARLSAGIYGSLWFIFIRAVVAIFYMGTQTNYASRLLEVALRCIFGHRWTDIPNHLPASAGITTSQMVALVLTWLLQFPFAFLHPSKAGPLFVVKSVLSPIAYIATMIWALVKFGGVELSLGSEDVTGSALGWSFMKAINTVVSGVVPPMVNIADLARYGNRPVRDIAPLAAGLFVSKPAVIILGLLTTAAGAKHFGVANWNLWDFYGLVLDELWSPEARALVFLGAFIQCFATIVTNVSSNAIPVGCDLSGLFPGYFTIVRGMVLCHILVWPVVPWLLVNSAQNFLTFLGSYLCFITPVVALMIVDYWLSRRGNIHVPSLYRPDSSSPYYYTKGFNPRAYTAWLVGVVLLISGISGAIDPGSISQTAVNVYNCGFVLSFTGAAVMYYVLCRIWPIQLYPRGRHEDEGKRWESMVPTEGFLLDDYPLPGHIKTKVLLGEEPAAATFGEQIERKTGKQMSYQK; encoded by the exons ATGCTCACGTTTAAAAAACTACATCAGAGGATACAGGTACCCGGCCATCAGAACCGACAAGATGGCCACTCCTACGGCAAATGGTCGAATGCAGATCTTGAACCGACACCACCAGCCCAACGAAACTGGTCACCTTGGTACTTCTTCGCATTCCAATTCAGCATCGCATTCTCACCCACGACCTACAACATCGGCTCAACGCTCTTCGCGATCGGCTTAAACTGCTGGACCATTGTCATTGCAGCATTCGTCGGCACTTTCCTCTGCTGCCTCGTCCTCATCTTCAACTTCAGAGGCCCAGTCCTCTACCACGTCGGCTTTCCAGTCTACGCGAGGTTGTCCGCTGGCATCTATGGCTCCTTATGGTTCATCTTCATTCGCGCGGTCGTAGCCATCTTCTACATGGGTACGCAGACAAACTACGCCTCTCGTCTGCTTGAGGTGGCGTTGAGATGCATCTTCGGACATAGATGGACAGATATACCGAATCATCTGCCCGCATCGGCAGGCATTACGACCTCGCAGATGGTGGCTCTCGTCCTGACCTGGCTGCTACAGTTTCCTTTTGCTTTTCTACATCCGAGCAAAGCCGGGCCGCTCTTCGTAGTGAAGTCGGTCCTGTCTCCGATTGCGTACATTGCAACCATGATCTGGGCTCTGGTCAAGTTCGGAGGTGTAGAGCTTAGCCTAGGAAGCGAGGATGTTACCGGTTCAGCCTTGGGTTGGTCTTTTATGAAAGCCATCAACACGGTCGTGTCAGGCGTCGTTCCTCCAATGGTCAACATAGCCGATCTAGCACGATACGGCAACAGGCCAGTGCGAGATATCGCTCCACTGGCTGCGGGACTCTTCGTTAGCAAACCTGCTGTCATCATTCTCGGTCTTCTGACCACTGCAGCTGGAGCGAAGCATTTTGGTGTGGCAAACTGG AATCTTTGGGATTTCTACGGTCTCGTGCTTGACGAATTGTGGTCTCCAGAAGCTCGCGCTCTAGTCTTTCTCGGAGCCTTTATCCAGTGCTTTGCTACCATAGTGACTAACGTGAGCAGCAATGCCATACCTGTTGGATGCGATCTGTCCGGTCTGTTCCCTGGGTACTTCACCATCGTTCGGGGCATGGTTCTGTGCCACATCCTGGTTTGGCCAGTCGTGCCGTGGCTTTTGGTGAATTCAGCGCAGAATTTCTTGACCTTCCTAGGCAGCTACCTCTGCTTT ATCACACCTGTAGTTGCCCTCATGATCGTCGATTACTGGCTCTCGCGGCGCGGCAACATACACGTGCCATCTCTGTATCGCCCGGACTCTAGCTCGCCTTACTACTACACCAAAGGCTTCAACCCTCGAGCCTATACCGCCTGGTTGGTTGGCGTGGTCCTTCTTATCTCTGGCATCTCCGGTGCTATCGATCCGGGCTCGATCAGCCAGACAGCTGTAAATGTCTACAACTGTGGATTTGTGCTCTCATTTACTGGCGCAGCCGTGATGTACTATGTCCTATGCAGGATATGGCCTATTCAGCTGTATCCTAGAGGACGGCACGAAGATGAAGGCAAAAGGTGGGAGAGTATGGTGCCAACTGAGGGGTTCCTCCTTGACGACTATCCTCTACCGGGTCACATCAAGACTAAGGTACTCCTTGGCGAGGAGCCGGCCGCTGCAACTTTCGGCGAACAGATAGAGCGCAAGACGGGGAAGCAGATGAGCTACCAGAAATAG